The following is a genomic window from Flavobacteriales bacterium.
GCCGCGCTGGTGGAGCTCAAGCGGAGCCGGGCGCACGGTCTGTGCTGCGGTGCTGGCGGCGCCCAGATGTTCAAGGAGGCCGAGCCCGGTACGCGGGAGGTGAACCACGAACGCGCCGAGGAGGCCCTGGCCGCCGCCCCGGACGTCATCGCCGCCGGGTGCCCGTTCTGCAATACGATGCTGACGGACGGCGTGAAGCAGTTCAACAAGGAAGGGGAGGTGAAGGTGTTGGATGTGGCGGAATTGATCGCGGAGGCGGGGGAGCTCTGAGGAAGGGATGGATCTGACCGCGACACGTTTGCGCTCATTCGGGCTTGTCAGCGTCATCCTCATTGGCTCGTGTGGCGTCCCCGGTGCCCGATCTGATCGAACGGATTGTGCGCTGGCTCGGATCGGAAGATTTGAGGACGTTGGAACTCAGGACACACGATACGTGCTGACGAGAACGTGGAATGAGCAGGTCGAGGAACTACCGGCCATAGGGCTTGTCTCGCGTTCCAGGGTGATCTGGTTGGATAGCTGTACATACATGTTGTTCGGGAGAACGGTGCTGACAGGTGATCAGGGGCCGATCAGCTCTTTGGACACACTGAAGGTCTCCATAGTTGATGCTGGTCCTGAAGGCTTCGAATATGAAGCAGTGATCCTTTCCGTCGATTCGAAATTGAATGGAAGGAGGATCAGAGGAAGGCAGGTTCTCCTGAAGTGACTAACGGGGCAAGGTCAATTTGGTCTTGACTACGTATCCGGTTCTTGATTACGTACATTTGATCGCCATGAAGACCAAGCTCACCCTCAGCATCGACAGTGCCAAGGTGAAGCGCGTCAAGGCCTTTGGCCGTAAGCGGAAGAAGTCCGTCAGCGAGCTCGTGGAGGAGATGATCGACAAACTGACGACCGATACGCCGCCCGCAAGGACGTGGAGCCAACGCTGGGGTGGTACCCTGGGGCTCACGACGGCTGACATGAAGCGGGACGACCGCTTCGGAAAATTGGTGAGGAGGGCCACTGCCGCACCGCGGACACGGAAGAAGCAGCGCGCCTGATGCGGATCTTCCTGGATAGCGATGTGATCATCGCGGCGTTGGATGGGAACGAGCTCCAATCATCCGATGCGCAACGCGTGATGGACCTGGTGGAAGCGGGGTCGGTACAAGCGGTCACGACGCCCGTGGTCCTGGCCAATGTGATGCATGTGGTCAGTCAGAAGTGGCGCATCAGCCGCACGCGTGTCGACCGGCCACGGGTCGTTGACGCGATGGAGTCCATACTGGCCTTGGTCAAGGTCGTTCCTATCGGCGAGGCGCATTTTCATGCGTCCTTCAGCAGCAAGTTCGAAGACCTCGAGGACGGCGTTCAGCATT
Proteins encoded in this region:
- a CDS encoding PIN domain-containing protein translates to MRIFLDSDVIIAALDGNELQSSDAQRVMDLVEAGSVQAVTTPVVLANVMHVVSQKWRISRTRVDRPRVVDAMESILALVKVVPIGEAHFHASFSSKFEDLEDGVQHFAALDAGKVDAIVTCNAKDFSTSRIKVFEPAELTERFG